Within Planococcus citri chromosome 2, ihPlaCitr1.1, whole genome shotgun sequence, the genomic segment ACCAAATGCGTGGTactgttttcgatattttgagtAACTTTAGCTCCCAGAGATCGAGCGATTTTGTAAGCCGAGCTTTTCTCCAATTGTACTTTGTTCGAAATGATGCCACTGAACACGATGCTGACACCTTCCAAAACTTTCGCTCTCACTTCCGGTATGAGTTCTTTTAAATCTGGGATTATACTGGTAGCTTctaaacgtttgaaaaattctgcgtGGATAGTTTTCAGAATTTCCTCCAAGTACAATAAGTAGTCGTCTGTTTCTTCTATGATGACGAAACCGTGCTCGTCTAGTAGCGGTTTGGGGATAGTTGCGGGTACTTGGACTCCTTCGGGAGCAGGTTCAAAGGGTGGTTTCGAGCTGGGTTCTGGAGGTTTGTTTGAGAGATCTGGGGCGTCTGTGGAATCTAGAATAAAATCGaattgtattaatttttattctgcaTGAATAAcgttaatagtccggcatatgacaataggagtaattgcacccccccccccgtcgatcctccgggtcaacttttttcttaaaggggacatcctaaggaacatattaaaagcaaacttgccaaaaaaaaagtcggtaaaagttggccttacttacaaaatggaggccattttgactgacaggtcagccgaaatcacagattttgcgttttaacataggacttgcacgaactttttcaaacttttcaaagatagatcgaaagatcgggcaaaaatttatcacctgtcaaaatttcaagtgctaaagtgcgtttttcgatttttggtgaatttttgaaaatcaaattcaggccaaaaatgagggggaaaaaatcaaaattatgccaaattgaccaagaaagctgaaatttgggatataccctattttcgacatgccaactcgattggaaactgtttcaacccgttttgagcagttctggagcctccagcagatttttgaaactcgaaattcccacaaaattccatcaaattggagttgtaaagctaaaattcattctaaaaactaatttcaatacgatacgaagtactgcaggcgaatttcaagtcgttttggagcctcctgcgacttttttgaaaattactggagcctccagtagatttttcaaactctaaattttcacaaaatttcatcaaatggagatggaaagctgaaatttactctacacttcaattttaacaccctctgaagacgacttcaggtgggttcaagtaattttagggcctccagcaatttttgaaacttgaaatttcccctaaattaatttatcaaatggagttggcaagctgaaatttacttcgcagattacatggtggtttcaaatggttttgaagcttccaactacttttaggaaatttcaattttccaaaaaaagtcatacaacctttcaaaaagttgctggaggctccaaaacgacttgaaattcaccagcagtcaacatcgtagcgtattgaagttagtttgcagaatgaatttcgactctccatcttagtttgatgaaattttggggaaatttcaagtttaaaaaatctactggaggctccagtaattttcaaacaagtcgttggagtctccagtaattttcaaaaaagtcgttggaggctccaaaacgacttgaaattcaccagcagtcaacttcgtagcgtattgaaattagtttgcagaatgaatttcgactctccatcttagtttgatgaaattttggggaaatttcaagtttaaaaaatctactggaggctccagtaattttcaaaaaagtcgttggaagctctaaaatgacttgaaatccaccagaagtcgttttcagagggtgttaaaattggagtgtagagtaaatttcagctttccatctccattttgatgaaattttgtgaaaatttaaagtttcaaaaatctcctggaggctccagtaattttcaaaaaagtcgttggaggctctaaaatgacttgaaattcaccagaagtcgttttcagaggctgttaaaattggagtgtagagtaaatttcagctttccatctccatttgatgaaattttgtgaaaatttaaagtttcaaaaatctgctagagacttcaggaattttcaaaaagtcgctggaggctccaaaacgacttgaaattagtttttagaataaatttcagctttacaactccaatttgatggaattttgtgggaattattttgagtttcaaaaatctgctggagtctccagaactgctcaaaacgggttgaaaccgtttccaatcgatttggcatgtcgaaaatagggtatatcccaaatttcagctttcttggtcaatttggcataatttttattttttccctcatttttggcctaaattcgattttcaaaaattcaccaaaaatcgaaaaacgcactttagcacttgaaatttggacaggtgatgaatttttgcttgctcgtttgatctacttttgtaaagtttgaaaaagtttgtgcaagtcctatgttaaaacgcaaaatctgcgatttcggctgacctgtcaatcaaaatggccgccattttgtaagtaaggccaacttttttttggcaagtttgctttaaaatgttccttatgatgtcccctttaagaaaaaagttattccAGAGAATCGgcgggcgggggggggggtgcaattactcctattgtcatatgccggactataaataAAACCAGCACCTTTTTCTGGTATAGGTTCGCCAGGTTCAGGAACATTGGGGGTTTCTTCGGGAGGTGTAATTTCGGTAGCAGGTTCCGTTGGAGTTGAATTTCCAACGGTGCTTTCATCAGGTTTGGAATTTTCGTTACTTTCCAAAGCATTCTCCGAGGCTGGAGTTTCATCAGGTTTAGATTCCTCAGGGGTTTCCAAAGCATTCTCCGAGACCGGTGTTTCATCAGGTTTAGATTCCTCAGGAGTTTCTAAAGCATTCTCCGAGACTGGAGTTTCATCAGGTTTAGATTCCTCAGTGGTTTCCACAACATCGATGACTGGAATTTCATCAGACGTAGGATTCTTGTTTTCCAAAATAACTTCGGTTTCTGCGGTTTCATTAGATTCTAAAACCGTCTCGGTATCCATAGTTTTGTCAGGTTTGGAATCCTCCTTGTTTTCCATCACAACTTCGGTAGGTTGGATTTCAGCAGATTCGATATTTTCGTCATTTGGCAGAACAGTATCGGTAATTGAAGCTGTATCGAGTTTTGAATTCGCTTCATGAGCCAAACCATCAGAATTAACGAGCTTATCGGAATTTAAGACCGGTTCATCTGGCGACACATCCATGACTAGGGGTTTATCAGATTCGGAATCCAAATCTTTCATTTCAACATCTGTGATTGGGGCTTCATCATTTTGTTTATCGAGATCTTTaaattagtaaaataaaaaatcatcgataaaatttttagaaaacatcgAATACTCGTGCATTAGACTTCATTTTACCTCCAGTACTTTTGTCGTCTACAGTTGATTCTccgttttgattttgattcacAGGGTGATCGACCACATCATCGGAGCTTTTTACACCCTCTTCGCCATTTTCTGTTTTATTCTCCTCAGGATCGCCTGCTTTTTCATCGGTATCCGATTTCTCCGCATCATCTaggaaaaatacatacaaaatatcAACTCGGGTGGAAACATTATTAACGAGTAAAGACTCGATGAATTCAACCAACTTGTCTGATTTTCATTGAGCTGTGAAAAATCGTATCCTTGTTTTTCATCATCGTTTTCACATTTCGTTAAACCAGGAGGAGCGTGGATATCTCCGGTATGTTGAAAGAAATGATACGGTTTTACGTGAATCAGATTAGATGCATGGTCCCAAACATCCTCTCGATCGTCGATAATACAGACCATTTGTTCGCCGCAAGGAAACAAAGCTCTGGAATTAAAGCGACAatgaaactcaaatttttacacaaatttttcaccaaaaaaaaaaaaatgtatgtaggtactttaaattAGCTGTTTTTGAATTAGGATCGAAACATTCGTCACGTGAGAGTATTCGGTGAGAGAATAATTTGCCATCCGGATCTAAGAATCGAGTTATGGTATGCGCGTATCTGCGAGAGCCGAATGTACAAATATGTAATTCGTATTTTTCGCTgacagttttgagaaattcgtgTGTACCGGGACGTAGTCTGGTATGGTACCATGTTGATTGAGGACCGTAAAGTTGAAAATGGTAAACATCCTacgtaaatgagaaaaaataacgattttataaaTTCGATACAgtataaaaattcagtaaaaaaatgaaaaaaaaattactttaataTTATTAGGAATGTTGTCATTTGTTGTGTGAATAAGAGTTTGATCAAGATCAACca encodes:
- the Fcp1 gene encoding RNA polymerase II subunit A C-terminal domain phosphatase, whose translation is MEGNSRSISVNEEIKVSKLKVKAGTMLYDGRIILIYESMHQKDDEPKQKKLKSTEVGIVKKILVKEGDIVAAGSIIAELEKKCSHPTVIKDLCAECGADLQKENAKEGGQVSTASVSMVHMVPELKVDQEHAQILGKADMNRLLEQKKLVLLVDLDQTLIHTTNDNIPNNIKDVYHFQLYGPQSTWYHTRLRPGTHEFLKTVSEKYELHICTFGSRRYAHTITRFLDPDGKLFSHRILSRDECFDPNSKTANLKALFPCGEQMVCIIDDREDVWDHASNLIHVKPYHFFQHTGDIHAPPGLTKCENDDEKQGYDFSQLNENQTNDAEKSDTDEKAGDPEENKTENGEEGVKSSDDVVDHPVNQNQNGESTVDDKSTGDLDKQNDEAPITDVEMKDLDSESDKPLVMDVSPDEPVLNSDKLVNSDGLAHEANSKLDTASITDTVLPNDENIESAEIQPTEVVMENKEDSKPDKTMDTETVLESNETAETEVILENKNPTSDEIPVIDVVETTEESKPDETPVSENALETPEESKPDETPVSENALETPEESKPDETPASENALESNENSKPDESTVGNSTPTEPATEITPPEETPNVPEPGEPIPEKDSTDAPDLSNKPPEPSSKPPFEPAPEGVQVPATIPKPLLDEHGFVIIEETDDYLLYLEEILKTIHAEFFKRLEATSIIPDLKELIPEVRAKVLEGVSIVFSGIISNKVQLEKSSAYKIARSLGAKVTQNIENSTTHLVALRSGTAKVHAAYRRRNLKLVTPEWLWTCAERWEKVDERMFPLRNAVFNNESRKPPDHCRSPEHPEPLPYQITNNVNSNQAAGFMYSFNPLMSLSSEDIESMAGEVEDIFKESDGEADGADDAFRSDDEDDSNDATQVNAGRKRKMENESSSSSQEEDESRFEKFSKIRKRKRRKQVEDDFDFDKTLDDDEDGEDDEDEKEGEDSDDDDDDTISTRFRRGEKLPSDLDIDYNTEEGTEEERESDGEWNVMGAALEREFLEGE